The following proteins are encoded in a genomic region of Odocoileus virginianus isolate 20LAN1187 ecotype Illinois chromosome 14, Ovbor_1.2, whole genome shotgun sequence:
- the TMEM171 gene encoding transmembrane protein 171, which yields MSPAAAAEPDGVQEDRHVSKLIFFLFVIGAILLCVGVLLSIFGFQACQYETFPDCSVVLKIAGPACAVVGLGAVILARSRARLQQTEARLRGNNQGDSDRPFLCGESRQFVQCLIFGFLFLTSGMLISVLGIWVPGCGSDWMQEPLNKTDTADSEPQICGLLSLQVLGPLIVLVGLSFFVVAHVKKRNDLNGIQDASESEERQTQSLEPVQVTVGDAVIIFPPPPPPYFPESSASAATRSPGADGLLPDEHPPSYYSIFHSGSPTPEGQGAASERDCESIYTISGTASSSETSHTLHLLSELPPRYEEKETAATTSLPPSSEPSPP from the exons ATGTCTCCTGCCGCTGCTGCCGAGCCAGATGGGGTCCAGGAAGACAGGCATGTCAGCAagctcattttcttccttttcgtCATCGGTGCCATCCTGCTGTGCGTGGGAGTCCTGCTCTCTATCTTTGGGTTCCAGGCGTGCCAATACGAAACCTTCCCAGACTGCAGCGTGGTGCTGAAGATCGCCGGACCGGCGTGTGCCGTGGTTGGGCTGGGGGCTGTGATCCTGGCCCGCTCCAGGGCACGACTTCAGCAAACTGAGGCGCGCCTGCGAGGCAACAACCAGGGGGACTCCGACCGACCCTTCCTCTGTGGGGAGAGCCGCCAGTTTGTCCAGTGCCTCATCTTTGGGTTTCTGTTCCTGACGAGCGGCATGCTCATCAGCGTACTGGGCATTTGGGTCCCTGGGTGTGGCTCAGACTGGATGCAGGAACCGCTGAACAAGACAGACACGGCTGACTCGGAGCCCCAGATCTGTGGCCTCCTGTCCCTGCAGGTCCTGGGGCCCTTGATTGTGCTTGTGGGGTTGTCTTTCTTCGTGGTCGCCCACGTTAAGAAGAGAAACGATTTGAATGGGATCCAGGATGCTTCTGAAAGTGAAGAGAGACAAACCCAGAGCCTGGAGCCTGTCCAGGTGACTGTAG GTGATGCCGTGATCATAttcccaccccctccaccacctTACTTTCCTGAGTCTTCAGCTTCTGCGGCTACTCGGAGTCCTGGGGCTGACGGTTTGCTGCCAGATGAACATCCACCTTCATATTATAGTATTTTTCACTCTGG GTCCCCAACTCCTGAGGGCCAAGGCGCGGCCTCTGAGAGAGATTGTGAATCGATATATACGATTTCTGGGACCGCTTCATCCTCTGAGACCTCCCACACTCTCCACCTCTTGTCCGAACTGCCTCCCAGATAcgaagaaaaagaaactgctgCTACCACGTCCTTGCCTCCATCTTCTGAGCCTTCCCCACCATGA